The genomic interval GGCTGGCGCGCGCGTCCGTTTCGAAGCCAGTTGGCTGGGTGCGCGCGGCGAACCCGCCATCAGCGTCGACGGCCTGGGCTTCGCGCTGGCGCCGCTGCTTGACGCCCGGCTCGACGCCCTGATCCTGCCCGGCATTGCGCACGACTCGGCGCGCGACGTGGCGCGGGTGCTGGAGACACTGGCGCCGGAAATGGCGGCGCTGCGCTCCTGGCTGGGCGGTGGCGGCCTGCTGGCCTCGAGCTGCTCGAGTACCTGCCTGGTCGCGGGCGCGGGCCTGCTCGACGGGCGCAAGGCCACCACCAGCTGGTGGCTGTCGGCCTGGTTCCGCCAGCAGTTCCCGCAGGTCGCGCTCGACGCCGACGCACTGGTCGTGCACGACGGGCCCTTCGTTTCTTCGGGCGGCTTCGGCTCGACCATGGACCTGACCCTCTGGCTGATCGGGCATTTCGGCGGCGAGGAACTACGCCAGATCACCGCCAAGGTGCTGGTGATGGACGCCCACCGCGCCAGCCAGGCGCCGTACATCGCCGATGCCATGGTCGCCCGGGGCGCCTCGCCGACGATCGCGCGCGCGCGCCGCTGGCTCAATGCGCGCCTGGACCGGCCCTGGTCGATGGCGCAGCTGGCCGCGCACTGCCACACCAGCGAACGGACGCTGCTGCGGCGCTTCCGGGGAGGCGCTCGGGCATAGTCCGATCCAGTATGCGCAGCAGCTGCGCGTGGAGCGGGCCAAGGCCTTGCTCGAGACGACGGCCTTGCCGCTCGACGAGATCACGGCGCGCTGCGGCTACGAGGATGTCGCCAGCTTCAGCAAGGTGTTCAAGCGCTGGGCGGCGCTGACGCCGAGGGAGTATCGGCAGCGGTTTTCGCTGGCCAGGTAGCAGATCGCTGCGCGGCCCGGGTCAGGATTGGAGCGCCGCCATCTGCGCCAGCAGCGTGGCGCGGGCGGCGTCGATCTGGCGCGGGTTGGTCTTGGACCGACAGCGCGGCGCGGTCCTTGCGGCCGAGGAAGTAGGCGACGCGTTCGGCGTTGGCGCCGGAAGGGTGGGGCAGGCCGTGCAGGATGCGGTCGCGCTTGATCACGCCTTCGCGCGCCAGCCAGTCCAGCCCTTCGGCCACGCTGGCGCCCATCGGAATGTAGAGGGCGTCCGGCATCTGCCGGGCTTCGTGGGCAAAGTAGCGCAGCACCTGTTCGCGCAGGAAGGGCTGCTTCACGATGCCGGGCGTGCCGCTGTAGTTCTTGCCGTCGACGAAAATCGGGTGGCGCAGGATGGCGCCGATCTGCACCAGGTGGGCGTCGGCATCGAACAGCGAAGCGCAGCTGGCGATGCCGAGCCAGCGCTGCATGCCGATGGCGTCGAGCAGGGCGACGAAGTTCGGCCGGATCGCGCCGCTGAACGCGCCCGCCAGGCGCGCCGCGCGCAATACGTCTTCCGGGCGCTGCCGGCCGCCAGCTGGCGCTGGGTCTCGGCCAGCGCGTTCTTCCATTGCACAAAGCCCGGCGCGATGCCGACCACGACCAGGCGGGCGCGTGGGTTGACGTATTCGAAGGGGATGTAGTGGGCGCTGACGCGGCCTTCGCGCCCCAGCAGGAAGCGCTCCGGTATCGCCGCCGGTGCCGTCACCGAACGCAGGTCGAGCGCGCGGATCGCATCGACGTAGTCGGGAAACAGGAGCGGCGTCATGGTGGAGGCTGGCGTTAATCTTGAGAAAATTATAGTTCCCGCGAAAAATTAGGTAAAGGGGCAGGAGGGGCGTGCGTCGCGGGTGCCGCGCGCGGGCCAGCGGGACCGGCGGTGGCGGGCGGGAGGTGGTAAGCTGGCGTGAAACAAGGGCTTCGCCGGCGAAGAACTTGCCGGCATCGAGGGGAGGCCAGCATGCCCCAAGTCGCATTGATCACGGTTCACGGAATGGGCGAGACCCCGCGCGACTACGCGGCGGGCGTGTTCGGCGAGATGCGCGCCAGGCTCGGTCCGCAGCTGCGCGAGCGCGCCGCCTTCTTCTCCGTCTACTACCAGCACATCCTGCAAAAGAACGAGCAGATCGTCTGGAAGCGCGTCGATACCCAGAGCAAGGTGCATTACGACCAGCTACGCAAATTCCTGCTGTTCGGCTTTGCCGACGCCGCCGGGCTGGAAAACCGCAAGGAGATGCATGGGTCGGTGTACGAGCTGGCCCAGGGCGAGATCGCGCGCGCCCTGCTCGGTGCCTGCACCCTGAATCCGGACATGCCGGTGGTGTTCCTGGCGCACTCCCTCGGCTGCCAGGTGCTGTCGAGCTACATCTACGATGCGCAGAAGGCGCGCGCCGGCGAACCGGTGGCGGCCGGCATCTGGCGCGACATCGACGCCTGGGCGCGCCCGGCGGTGGGGCGCGCACTGACCGAGCACGAAAAGTGGTACCTGGCCGCCGGCACCTGCAGCGGCCTGGTGACGACCGGCTGCAACATCCCGATTTTCGTCGCCGCCCACAAGGAGATGCACGTCAAGCC from Massilia sp. Se16.2.3 carries:
- a CDS encoding GlxA family transcriptional regulator, coding for MSSLVTSTEAAGVKTIRIGVLAYPGCLRSGVVVPLDVLRIANTLSGYRPAGARVRFEASWLGARGEPAISVDGLGFALAPLLDARLDALILPGIAHDSARDVARVLETLAPEMAALRSWLGGGGLLASSCSSTCLVAGAGLLDGRKATTSWWLSAWFRQQFPQVALDADALVVHDGPFVSSGGFGSTMDLTLWLIGHFGGEELRQITAKVLVMDAHRASQAPYIADAMVARGASPTIARARRWLNARLDRPWSMAQLAAHCHTSERTLLRRFRGGARA
- a CDS encoding helix-turn-helix domain-containing protein, with translation MERAKALLETTALPLDEITARCGYEDVASFSKVFKRWAALTPREYRQRFSLAR